The genomic DNA GCATCGAGCCCCCTTTGGCGCGCGCGACATTTAACGTTCTCTTTTTCTATTTCCAAGCCTCATGACTTGACGCGCGATGCCTTCACTGCGAGTGGACGCGACGTGCACTTCAATGAAGCGCATTCCCATCTCTCAAGGAGTGATGACGAATGAAGTACGTCAATCTGGGTCATACGGGCCTGAAGGTTTCCCGTATCTGTCTGGGATGCATGAGCTACGGCACCTCGAAGTGGCGCCCGTGGGTGCTGGACGAAGAGGCCTCGCAACCCTTCTTCCGCCGGGCGGTGGAGGCGGGCATCAACTTCTTCGACACCGCGGATATGTATTCATTGGGGGTCAGTGAGGAGGTCACCGGCCGAGCCCTGCGCAAGTATGCGCGGATGGAGGAGGTGGTCCTCGCCACCAAGGTCTACAACCCGATGGGTGACGGGCCCAACATGCGCGGGCTCTCTCGCAAGCACATCGTGCAGGGGTGTGAGGCCAGTCTGAAGCGTCTGGGGGTGGAGACGATCGATCTGTACCAGCTCCACCGGATGGATCCGGACACGCCGCTGGAGGAGACGCTGGGCGCGTTGGATCAGCTCGTGCGGCAGGGGAAGGTCCGCTACATCGGCGCGAGCTCGTCGTCGGCGTGGAAGTTCGCCAAGGCGCTGAGCATCTCCGAGCGCAACGGCTGGGCGCGCTTCGTGTCGATGCAGAACCACTACAACCTCGTCTACCGCGAGGAGGAGCGCGAGATGATGCCCCTGTGCCAGGAGGAGGGCATCGGCGTCATCCCCTGGTCGCCGCTGGCGCGCGGGCTGCTGGCGGGCACGCGCAAGTCGCTGGATGACAAGCAGTCGACGACGCGCTCGGGCTCGGACGCGTTCGCGAACTCGCTCTACGACAACCCTCGGGACTGGGACGTGGTGGAGGCGGTGAAGAAGGTGGCCTCCGAGCGGGGCAACAAGCCCGCCGAGGTGTCCCTGGCGTGGCTGTTGTCGAAGCCCGCGGTGGTGGCGCCCATCATCGGCGCCACGAAGCTGGATCACCTGGAGGACGCGCTGCGCTCGCTGGACGTGAAGCTCACGCCGGCCGAGGTGAAGGCGCTGGAGGCGCCCTACGTGCCGCACGAGGTCCGCGGGCACTGAGCGCGGGGTTCAGGGCGCCTCCTTCGCGAGCTCATCCACCTCCTTCTGGAGCTCCTGGGTGCTGTCGAAGAAGGCGTCCACGGGCTTCGCGGACGCCGCGCGGAAGGAGGGGGGCAGCAGCGTGTGATCGAAGTCCAGGCTGGACGAGAAGTCCTCGTCGCCCAGCAGCGAGTCCAGCTGCGTCAGGAAGCCGAAGCACACCAGGATGAGCGCCAGCAGGGTGGCGAGCCGCTTCGGCTCCGCGCGGGACACGTAGCGCACGTGCCAGAAGAACACGCAGCCCATCCACCCCAGGTAGCCCAGCAGGTACAGCCAGCGCACCCAGGTCCCCAGGGCCAGGCTGTACACCACCGCCCCGAGCAGCAGCGGAATGGCCAGCGCCCCCAGCAGCCCGAGGCTCGCGATGGTGCCGTGCGCCCCGAAGTGGAACTGCCGGCGCGCCACCTTGCTGGCGACGGACCAGATGCCCGCCCAGAAGAAGGCCACGACCACCGGCACCAGCACCGCCAGCGTCATCGAGCCCCAGTCCGTCTTCTGGTAGCTGGACAGGTACTCCTGGAGGAGGAAGGCCGCGACGGTCAGGGCCAGCATCGCGGGGAAGGCGAAGGGCCGCTCGAAGACGCGGCCCCGGGGTGCGGCCGGGATGGCGGTGACGCGCGTGTCCTCCACCTTGTGCGCGCGGCTCCGGAAGCGCAGCACCGTGTCCCCCACGGCCACCCGCGCGTCGTCCGCGAGCACCAGCTCCGCCAGCTGCGCCCACGGCTCCACCCGGAACGTGCCATTGCGGCTGCCCACGTCCCGCACCACCAGCTTGCCGTCCTCGGTGCGCTCGATGCGCAGGTGCGAGGCGGACACCTTCGGGTCGTCCAGGACGACGTCGTTGGCGTAGCCGCGCCCCACCGTCACCGGGAAGCGCTCCAGGCGGTGCCGCGCGTGCACCGCGTCTCCTTCCAGCACCTCCAGGAAGATCACTTCGTCCACGCGAGCGCCTCCAGGTAGCGGCGCGCGATGGCGCGTGCGTTGTCCGCGGAGAACCCGGCCAGGTCCAGGCACGTCTGGACTCCCGAGGTGCTCGCGTTGACCGTGGCCGCCCGGAGCGCCAGGTCATACAGGCCGGGGAACTTCTTGTAGGCGCGCAGGCACAGGGCCGTGCGCACGGGGATGCCGCCCACCTTCACGAACTCCACCTTGCAGCGGAAGTTCGTCACGTCCTCCCGGGTGGCGTCCACGCCGCCCGCGTCGTTGCCGAAGGTGTCCGCGTAGAGCGACGCGAAGCGCAGGGGGCCGAGCGTGTCGCTCGCCACGGCGGCATGGTCATACGCCACCACGCCCGTGCGGTGGTCCGAGCTCAGGTAGATATCCTCCTCGGAGGAGCACTGGTAGCGGGTGATGGTGTACGGGTTCTCGGGGTTGTGCGGGGTGTCGCCCCAGCACTTGAGGAACGGCAGCCAGCGGCCGGGCACGCGGTAGTCGCCGAGCTGCTGCGTCGGCAGGGGCTCGGCCAGCAGGCGCTCGGTGATGCGCTGCTGGTTGTCCAGCAACTGCGAGCCCACCACGGCCAGCAGCGCGGAGGGGCTGCTCTCCTTCACCTGACGCGCCCGCTCCAGCAGCGCGCGGGCATGTGCCACCGGCACCAGGAAGCCGAGCTGGTTGCCCAGCGTGGCCACGTTGACGCCCACCACCCTGCCCTCGCCCGTCACCGTGGGGCCGCCACTCATGCCGGGGTTGATGGCGCCGCTGAAATGCACCTTGTCGTAGAGGGCGTCCTGCACCAGGCCGTTGTAGGTGCCCTCGACGATGGTGGTGCCCAGGTCATGCGGGTTGCCCATGGCGTACAGCCGGGTGCCCTGCGGAGGCTCCTTCGTCGACAGCTCGAACCAGTCCTTCACCGGCCCGGTCTGCTGGATGACGGCCAGGTCGTGCACCACGTCCACGTCCACCAGCCGCACCGGGATGGCCGACGCGTCATTCCCATCGCGCACCAGCTCGGCGGTGTAGTCCTCCGGGTGGTGAACGATGCTGGAGACGACGTGGTAGTTGGTGACGGCGTGCCCCTCGGCGCTCACGAAGAAGGCCGAGCCGATGGAGGACTTGGTGCCGCTGCGCCGCTCGATGATGCGCACCTGGGCCACGCGGCCCTTGAGCCGCTCGAAGAGCTCATGGGTGGCCGGAGGCAGCGTGGCCACGGGCAGAGGAGGAACGACGGCCGGAGCGCCCGCGTCCGGTGCGCCCTCGGGAACGTCGTCCTGAGCCGGGACCGGGGCCTGCGCCAGCGCGGCGAGGAGGAGGATCGTCAACATAGCGGGCGCACAGTAGCGGAACGACCGCCCGTTGCCCGCCCGACCTGCCCCACCCGCGGCCGTGTCCCCTGTGCACCTCCCGGAGCGGAGCGGGCGGACCGCTACCACGCTTTTTTGACGCCGGGGACGGAATTTTGAAGGCAGTGGCGAAAAATTTGCGTAGCAGGCAGGCAACAGAGCCGGCAAAATGAGAGAACCCTCGGCCCCGTGACATCCCTGCCCCGTACGGTAACCTTGCGCCCGAGATGAACCCCGAAGCCCGCGCCGAAATGGTCGCCCATGCCGAACGCGCCCTGCGTCGCGGAGAGCTGAGTGAGGCGTTGAGCCTCTACGAGCGGCTCTGCCGATCTTTCCCAGGCGATGAGAGTCTGGCGCACAAGCTGACCAACGTGCGCGAGATGCTCCTGCCCGAGGAGCTCGAGGCCCTGCGGTCCCTTCGTGTCGAGCGGCCCAGTGTCCGGCAGGAGCGGGTTCCCCTGGGTCCTTCCTCACCCGTGGCCGAGGGCGAGCGCCTCTTCGCCCTGGGGGATTACGCCGCCGCCGCGGCCGCCTACCGCCGGGCCCTTCAGGAGCGGCCCGACAGCGAGCTCATCCGTGAGCGGCTCGAGGAGCTGTACAGGCTCGCACGCACACTCCCCGTGCGGCCCTCTCCCACGGACAAGAAGTTGCCCCGGCAGGTGGAGCCGTTGTTGCTCGCCCTGCTGGACCGGGTGGCCGCGCGCCGTCGCCTCAAGCGCGATTGACGCGTTGCACCCCTTGGGGCCGGCTCCTAGAATCCGACCCCGACTTCGTTGTCATACCCGCGATCCACTCCCTGACAACCGCGTCTCATCTGGGACCCATGACGCTCATCGGCCGCAACATCGGGCGGTACCGCATCCTCGAGGAGCTGGGCTCCGGGGGCATGAGTGTCGTGTACAAGGGGCTCGACACGACGCTGGACCGCGAGGTGGCGGTCAAGGTGCTGCACCCGCACCTGGCGATGAAGAGCGAGTCGCGCCGGCGCTTCGCCCGCGAGGCCAAGGCGGTGGCGCGGCTGCACCACCCCAACATCCTCGAGGTGTTCGACTTCTCGGCCGAGGGCGCGCAGGACGCCTTCCTCGTCACCGAGTACGTGCGGGGCCGCACCCTCAAGGAGTACGTGGACGAGCTGGGCCGGCCGGAGCTGCCGGAGCTGGCGGCCATGATGCTCCATGAGATCGCCGCCGCGCTGGCGCACGCACACGAGGCGGGCGTCATCCACCGCGATCTCAAGCCCGAGAACGTGATGGTGCGCGAGGATGGGCTCCTCAAGCTGATGGACTTCGGCATCGCCAAGCTGCTCGACACCGAGGAGCGGATGACCGTCACTGGCGCGCTGGTGGGCTCGCCGGCGCACATGGCCCCGGAAATCATCGAGGGCCACGAGATCGGTCCCGAGGCCGACATCTTCTCCCTGGGCACCATCCTCTACGCCCTCATCGTCGGGAAGCTGCCCTTCGCGGCGCCCAACGCCACCGCGACGCTCAAGCGCATCCTCGACGGGGCGTATGAGGATCCACGCCAGCGGGTGCCCACGCTCTCGGACGAGCTGGCGGAGATCTGCGCCCGGTGCCTGGAGAGGGATCCCTCCCGGCGCTACCCGAACGCGGGCAAGCTGCGCGACGCGCTGGGGGACTACCTGGCGGGGCTCGGCTTCGCGCGCGTGGGCGAGGAGCTCGCCTCCTTCTTCGCGGATCCGCCCTCGTACCAGAAGCTGATGCGCCCGCGGATCATCGCCACGCTGCTCGAGCGCGGGGAGCGGATGCTCGCGGAGAAGCGCACGCCCCGGGCGCTCGCCTGCCTCAACCAGGTGCTGGCGCTGGATGCCTCCAACACGCGCGCGCATGCGCTGCTCGCGGGGCTGGCGCGGGAGCGGCGCCTGAAGAAGTGGCGTGCCCGGGGGCTGAAGGTGGGCGCGGGCCTGCTGGTGGTCTCGGTGCTCGGCCTGGGCGTCCACCTGCTCCGCCAGCGCGCCCCGGACGCGCGGCCGGTCGGCGTCGAGGTCGTGCCCGCCTCGGTGGTGCGGCCCACCCCGAAACCCGGGCCCGCCACGCACCCCGGGGCGGAGAAGGCGCCAGCCACCACGCTGGCTCCTCCCCCTCCTCCTCTGGCCACCGTGGAGTCCGCACCTCTGCGCAAGCCCCAGGCGCGCGCCGAGCCTCCTCGGACCGAGCCTCCTCGTGCCGAGCCCGTCCGCCTCGCGCCGGTGCCCGCGTCCATCCTGGTGCGGCCCTACGGCTACATCCGCGTGGACGATGGAGAGCGCAGCGAGCACCCCCTCGCGCAGCACGCGGTGGAGCTATCGCCCGGCCCGCACACCGTGACCATCAGCTGCGACTACTGCGAGGACGCCCAGGAGACGATCGAGGTGCGGCCCGAGGCGGAGAACGTCTTCCGCCTGCGCGCGCAGCTCAAGCCCTCGCGGCTGATCTTCGCGTACGAGCCCGCGGACGCGCAGGTGCGTGTGGGCTCCGAGGTGCGCACCGTGCGCGAGACGCAGGAGCATCCCTTCGACATCCACTCGCCGAGGGGGCCGGCGAGCTTCCAGCACCGCGTGGAGTACGAGGTGAGCCACAACGGGTACCTCACCGAGAAACGCGTAGCGCTGATCGAGCCCGGGAAGTCCACCACGCTGCGCGGGTCCCTCGTCGCCGAATGAGCCGCTGCCTCGCCCTTCTTCTCGTCTTGGGGCTGTTGGCCTCCGGAACCGTGCTCGCCGCCGACGAGCCGGTGGATCCGGAGGTGAACGCCCTGCGTGCCAGCTACGAGTACGGCCGCTATGCCGAAGTGCTGGACCGGGCGGGCAGCCGCATCGATCGGGGCCGCCTGTCGGACAAGGATCTGGCGGAGCTGCACAAGCTGGCCGGGCTGAGCGCCTTCCACCTCAACCGGAGCGAGGACTCCTCGCGCCACTTCCGCGCGCTGCTGCGGTTGGAGCCGGACTTCAACCTGGATCCCTTCTCGGTGCCGCCGCCGGCGGTGGCCTGGCTGGACGGCATCCGCGAGCAGATGTCGGCGGAGCTGGAGCTGGTGCGCCAGGAGCGGCGGCTGCGGGTGGAGCGTGAGCGCGCGGAGAACGAGCGCCGCGAGCGCGAGCGCGTGGCCACCGAGGAGCAGCGCCGCCGGGTGGAGGAGCTGTCGCGGCAGGTGATGGTGCGCGAGGTGGAGAAACGCAGCTACCTGGTGAACTTCGTGCCCTTCGGGGCGGGCCAGTTCCAGCAGGGCCGCACTGGCATGGGCACGCTGTTCGCGGCCGCCGAGGGCGCGCTCGCCATCACCAGCATCCTCTCCTTCTTCGCCTATGACTCGCTCATCGAGACGAGGAAGGTGACCGTGGACGACATCCACGGGCCCAAGGATCTCACCGTGAGCTACATCCCCACCGCGCGCAAGCCGCAGGCCACGCTCTGGAAGAGACTCAAGTGGGGCACCGCCGGTGGCTTCTACGCGGTCTACGCGGCGGGCGTGGTCGATGCGCTCGTGAACCACCAGGACCAGGTGGTGGTCCAGACACACCTCGAGACCCCGCCCTCCACCCCGCCGCGGTCGACCCCGCCCGCGGCGAATCTGCACCTCTACCCCACGCCCGGCGGAGCCGGCGTCGGCTTCACCCTCGCATTCTAGGAACACGTCGACATGGCCAGCCTCACCGTCCGTACCCCCGATGGAAAGGTCCGCACGGTCCCCCTCCACAAGCGCATCACCAGCATCGGCCGCTCGGCCGACAATGACGTGCAGGTGGAGGACCCGTCCGTGCCGGACAGCGCCCTGCACCTGCTCTTCGATGGAACGCGCTACCAGCTCGGCAGCCTGGGCGCGAGCTTCCAGGTCAACGGCAAGAAGCGGGACAACCACGTGCTCGCCACCGCCGACATCATCCGGGTGGGGGGCACCGAGCTCGTCTTCGCCCGCGAGGACGCCGCGCCCCCCCGGCCCTCCCTGGTGCCCACACCGGCCCTCACCGTCACCCATGAGACCGAACGGACGACGGATCCGGACTCGCATACCCGGGACATGCCCGGCGTGGTGGGCCGCGAGCTGGTGCTGCTGCGCCGGCTCACCGCCTTCAGCGAGCGGCTGCTCGGCAGCTCCAGCCGGGACGATCTGCTGGAGAGCCTGCTGGACGAGGCCATCGAGGTGACGCGGGCGGACAAGGGCTTCCTCATCCTCCGGGAGAACGGCGAGCTGCGCGTGAAGGTGGCGCGCAACCTCACGCGGGAGAACCTGATCGACGCGGTGGAGCGCGTGTCCGACTCCATCGTCGAGAAGGTGGCGCGCACCCGCAAGCCGCTCATCATCAGCGACGCGCTGGACGACCCCGAGTTCAAGGCCAGCAAGTCCGTGGTGAACCTCCAGCTCCTGTCCGTCATGTGCGTGCCGATGGTGCGCGGTGACGAGCTGTTCGGCGTGCTCTACGTGGGCAATGACCGGTTGGTGAACCGGTTCGAGCCCAAGAGCCTGGACATGCTCACCATCTTCGCGGCGCAGGCGCTGCTGCTCATCCACAACGCGCTGCTGGTGAATGATCTCAAGCTGGACAACACCGAGCTGCGCAAGCGCCTGGACGACACCCGCTACGGAGAGATCGTCGGGGCCTGCCAGGGCATGCTCGACGTGTACAAGCGCATCGACAAGATCGCCCCCACGGACATCTCCGTCCTCATCACCGGCGAGACGGGTACGGGCAAGGAGCTCATCGCCCGGGAGATCCACCGGCACTCCCCGCGGACCAAGGGACCCTTCGTCACCATCAACTGCGGAGCCATCCCCGAGAACCTGCTGGAGAGCGAGCTGTTCGGCCACGTGCGCGGCGCCTTCACCGGCGCGGTGAACACGAAGGCGGGCAAGTTCCAGGCGGCCATCGGCGGCACGCTCTTCCTGGACGAGATCGGCGAGATGCCGCTCCAGCTCCAGGTGAAGCTGCTGCGCGCGCTCCAGGAGAAGGTCGTCTACAAGGTGGGCGACCACCGGGGCGAGCCGGTGGACATCCGCGTGGTGGCGGCCACCAACCGGGTGCTCGAGGACGAGGTGCGCAAGGGCACCTTCCGCGAGGATCTGTACTACCGCCTCAACGTGGTGACGTTGAAGCTGCCGCCCCTGCGCGAGCGCGGCGAGGATCTCTTCGTCCTCGGCAAGTACTTCCTGCAGAAGTACGCCAAGGAGTTCGGCGCGAAGACCAAGAGCTTCTCCCCCTCGGCCACGGTCGCCATGAAGAAGTACAGCTGGCCGGGCAACATCCGCGAGTTGGAGAACCGCATCAAGAAGGCGGTGGTGCTCGCGGAGAAGCCGCTGCTCGGCCCGGACGACCTGGATCTCAAGCCGGAGAACCTGGACCCCGTGCTGCCGCTGTCCGACGCGCGCGAGCGCTGGCAGAAGCAGTACATCCAGGAGGTCTACGAGCGGAACAACCGCAACAAGACCAAGACGGCCAAGGATCTGGGCGTGGATCCGCGCACCATCTTCCGCCACTTCGAGAAGCTGGAGGCAGAGAAGGCCGGCATGCCCCTGCCTCCCGATGAGGGCGGCGACGACGAGCTGCTGTAGTCCCGGGAACAGAACCGGCCCCCGGGGACGCCGTGACAGGGCTGTCGCGGTTCCCCGGGCTTGCCCCCTGTGGCACCCTTTTCAACCCCCCATTCCGACGATGAATTTCTCTCTGCGCCAGCTGGCCGGTGAATTGCTACCACGCCCCTCCATGAAGTGGTTGGGACTCGGAGTGGCCGTGTGGACCTTGGGGGGATGCCTCATCCCCCAGGACGAGAACTACCTCAACGAGTTCCCCATCCAGCGCAACCGTCCCCCCCGCATCGTGGAGAGCCAGGTGGAACCGGTCGAGCGCATCGTCCGCAGCTACGGCTCCGACGCGTGTGAGATGACGTTCTCCGTCATCGTCGAGGATCCCGACACCGCCAACAGGCTCTCCGTGTACTGGTTCGTGGACTACGATCCCAGCCAGCCCCGGCAGGCCGACGCCGTGTCCCGGGTGGAGCCCCGGGACAACAAGATCGCGCGCGAGGATCGCGCCTACTTCCAGGTGAGCTTCAATTCGGGGGAGCTCAACCGCCTGAACCTGCCGGGCGATCACGTCGTCGAGGCGATCGTCTCCGACACCTCCCTGGTGGGACGGGATCCCGAGCTCAAGCCCATCTCGCTCTCGGATGGAAGCACCTTCAACGACGCCGGTTACACCGCCACGTACGTGTGGTTCGTGAAGACCGGAAATGGTTGCCGATGATCCGCCCTACCCTGCTGAGGATGATGTGGATGGCCCTCGCCACGGCCGGTTGCGGCGCGAGCGATGACATCTATCCCTACGAGATCAGCTGCCGCGCCGACAGCGATTGCCAGGGCGATGAGGTGTGCTTCATCGACGGCTGTGGAGACCCCGGCAGGAACATCGTCGTGGAGGTGGTCCCCAACCCCAAGGGAGGGTTGTACGCCCAGGACTTCCCGGTGAACGAGCTGCGCAGCCAGCAGAACCTCGAGCTGTTCGATCCGGCCATGCTCCAGGGCCAGGTGCGGGTGGCGAGCACGGAGGCCCCCAGCGGCTACTCGGCCCCCGTCACCCTGCGCCTGACGGGCGAGAGCCTGCTCATCCCGGGCCTGGTGCGCCGCCACGAGAGCACCCTCACCCCGAGCGATGGCCTCTACATGCTGCCGGTGGGCTCGGGGCGCTACAACGTGACCCTGATCCCCACGGATCCCGTGCTGCCGCCCCTGTCCAACACCCGTGACGTGCAGCCGGGCCGCGCGGTGACGCTGGACTTCGTCCTGCCGGCCCTCGCGGACCTGGTGCGGCTCTCCGGGAAGGTGGTACGGCCGAACCAGCTGCCGCTGGGCGCGCTGATGGAAGCCCAGGCGTTGGACGATGAGCTGCGCCCGCTCTCGCAGCGGGTGCAGGTGGACGCCTCGGGGAATTTCTCCCTGTCGCTGCCACCCTCGGCGCTGCTGCTCCCCACGGTCGTCGTGCAGGTGATGCCCACCTCGGCGGAGGCGCTGGTGCCGCAGAAGCAGTTCACCGTGAATCCGCGCCAGGCGCTCCTCGGTTCGCTGTCCCTGGGGGACTACGGCGACCCGGTGACGTACCAGGGCCGGGTGCTGGACCAGGACGGGAAACCGGTGCCGCAGGCCACGGTGTACCTGCAGGGCAAGGTGGGCGGTGGAGGGCAGTACCGCAGCCGGAAGGTGCTCACCGACGAGAGAGGCGACTTCACGCTGTCCACCCTGCCGAGCTCCCCCGAGTCGGCGATGACGCTCTCCGTCATCCCGCCGTCGGGCTCGCCCGCGGGATTCACCGTCAGGTCAGTCTCCGTGCCGCGCAATGTCACGACGCGGGGGCCGGACGTGGTGTGCGGAGACCGGATGAAGGTCCGCGGCACCCTGCGCATGCCGAGCGGCTCGTTGTGGGCCGCGGGCGTACGGGTGGTGGCCGAGCCGATCGACGCGGTGCCCGGCTGGCCCGCGCCCTCGTTCAGCGTCGAGGCCGCGCGCCCCACGGATGACATGGGCCGCTTCGAGATCGCGCTGGATCCGGGGCAGTACCGCTTCGACTTCATCCCCACCGATGATCTTCCCCGGGTCAGCCGCATCGTGTCGGTGCGCCCCGGGGACGGTATCCTGTCGGATGGCTCGATGGAGCTCGCCCCCTTCACGCTCTCCAACGGCCGCCGCATCACCGGGCTCGTCAGCTTCGGCGGCGAGAAGCGGAACCTGCCGACCGTGCCCTACGCGTCCGTCCGCTTCTTCCGCGTGGTGAACGTGGAGGGCAAGCCCTCCGCCCTGCTGCTCACGCAGACGCTGACGGACCAGAACGGCACCTACTCCACCACCGTGCCCACGCGCTGACGTCAGCGCCGGGTGAGCACCATCGGCCCCTGGGCGGTGATGGCCACCGAGTGCTCGACGTGCGCGGCGAGCCGGCCGTCCGCCGAGACGGCCGTCCACTCGTCGTCGAGCACCTCGATGTCCTCGCTGCCCGCGGTGACCATCGGCTCGATCGCCAGGACCATGCCGCGCTTGAGCCGGAGCCCCTGGCCCCGCTGGCCGACGTTGGGGACGGCGGGCATCTCGTGCATGAAGCGCCCGATGCCGTGCCCGCTGAAGCTCGTCACCACCGAGAAGCCGTGCTTCTCCACGTGGCTCTGCACGGCATGGCCGATGTCCTCCAGGCGGTTGCCGTGCACGCAGACGGCGATGGCGCGCTCCAGGGACTCGCGCGTCACCTGGATCAACCGGCGCGCCTCCTCGCTGATGTTCCCCACCGGGATGGTCCGGGCCGAGTCGGCGCAGAAGCCATTCTTGTAGCAGGCGAAGTCGATGCCGATGATGTCCCCTTCCTCGAGGATGACGCTCTTGCTGGGGATGCCGTGGACCACCACCTCGTTCACCGAGGTGCAGATGACCGCGGGGTACGGAGGCATCCCGTGAGGCGCATACCCCAGGAACGCCGAAGTGGCCCCGGCCTTGGTCATCACCTCGTTGGCGATCTCGTTGAGCTCCCAGGTGGACACACCCGGGCGGCAGGCGGCTTCGACGGCATCCAGCACGTCGGCGACGATCAAACCCGTCCGCCGCATCTTCGCGATGTCCTCGGCGCTCTTCAGGGTAATGGACAAGGGGCTCACCCGCGGACGACGGTGGAAATTCCCAGATAGGGCACCGCCTGTGCACCGTCAAGGGAGCGGCGGGACCGGCCCCCGGGCCCCGTTGGCGGGAATATGCATTTGCCGCTTGCTTGTATGCAGAGTAACGAATATTCATGCACGCCCATGCATAAGACGGTGATCGGCATCATTGGCGCGTCCGGCTACTCCGGCGTCGAGGCGACCCACATCCTGGCGGCCCACGAGAAGGTGGAGCTGCGGCTGGTGACCAGCGACAGGTGGCAGGGGGAGGCCGTGGGCCGCCGTCTGGGCATCATGGGGCCACTGGGGCAGCTGCGGTATGCGCCGCTGGACAAGAGCGTGGAGCTGGCGCGCGAGTGCGAGGTCGTCTTCCTGGCTACGCCGGCCGAGTCCTCGCTGCACCTGGTGCCCCAGCTGCTGGCGGCGGGCGTGCGGGTCATCGATCTGTCGGGGGCCTTCCGGCTCCAGGACACGGCCACCTACCCGGCCTTCTACAACTTCACGCACTCGTCACCGGAGCTGCTGGGGCAGGCGGTGTATGGGCTGCCGGAGCTATTCCGCGAGCGGATTCCGGGCGCGCGGCTGGTGTCCAACCCGGGCTGTTATGCGACGGCGTGCGCGCTGTCGGTGGCGCCGCTGCTGCGGGCCGGGCTGCTGGACGAGGGCTCGGTCATCTTCGACGCCGCCTCGGGCACGACGGGCGCCGGGCGCAAGGGCTCGGAGGACATGAGCTTCAGCGAGGTGGACGAGGACTTCCGCGCCTACCGCGTGCTGCGCCACCAGCACACGCCGGAGATCGCCCAGACGCTCGCCCTCACGGCCGGCCGGAAGGTGCCCCTGACGTTCACCGCGCACCTGCTGCCGCTCAAGCGGGGCA from Archangium lipolyticum includes the following:
- a CDS encoding carboxypeptidase-like regulatory domain-containing protein, coding for MIRPTLLRMMWMALATAGCGASDDIYPYEISCRADSDCQGDEVCFIDGCGDPGRNIVVEVVPNPKGGLYAQDFPVNELRSQQNLELFDPAMLQGQVRVASTEAPSGYSAPVTLRLTGESLLIPGLVRRHESTLTPSDGLYMLPVGSGRYNVTLIPTDPVLPPLSNTRDVQPGRAVTLDFVLPALADLVRLSGKVVRPNQLPLGALMEAQALDDELRPLSQRVQVDASGNFSLSLPPSALLLPTVVVQVMPTSAEALVPQKQFTVNPRQALLGSLSLGDYGDPVTYQGRVLDQDGKPVPQATVYLQGKVGGGGQYRSRKVLTDERGDFTLSTLPSSPESAMTLSVIPPSGSPAGFTVRSVSVPRNVTTRGPDVVCGDRMKVRGTLRMPSGSLWAAGVRVVAEPIDAVPGWPAPSFSVEAARPTDDMGRFEIALDPGQYRFDFIPTDDLPRVSRIVSVRPGDGILSDGSMELAPFTLSNGRRITGLVSFGGEKRNLPTVPYASVRFFRVVNVEGKPSALLLTQTLTDQNGTYSTTVPTR
- the map gene encoding type I methionyl aminopeptidase, yielding MSPLSITLKSAEDIAKMRRTGLIVADVLDAVEAACRPGVSTWELNEIANEVMTKAGATSAFLGYAPHGMPPYPAVICTSVNEVVVHGIPSKSVILEEGDIIGIDFACYKNGFCADSARTIPVGNISEEARRLIQVTRESLERAIAVCVHGNRLEDIGHAVQSHVEKHGFSVVTSFSGHGIGRFMHEMPAVPNVGQRGQGLRLKRGMVLAIEPMVTAGSEDIEVLDDEWTAVSADGRLAAHVEHSVAITAQGPMVLTRR
- the argC gene encoding N-acetyl-gamma-glutamyl-phosphate reductase encodes the protein MHKTVIGIIGASGYSGVEATHILAAHEKVELRLVTSDRWQGEAVGRRLGIMGPLGQLRYAPLDKSVELARECEVVFLATPAESSLHLVPQLLAAGVRVIDLSGAFRLQDTATYPAFYNFTHSSPELLGQAVYGLPELFRERIPGARLVSNPGCYATACALSVAPLLRAGLLDEGSVIFDAASGTTGAGRKGSEDMSFSEVDEDFRAYRVLRHQHTPEIAQTLALTAGRKVPLTFTAHLLPLKRGILVTAYARLRPGATAAEARAALEQAYASTPFVTVESSPDAVGLKAVVGTNRCVVGLAADNTGFDPGRVVVTAAIDNLVKGAAGQAVQNLNLMMGWDETQGLSTLRGFNP